One stretch of Caldinitratiruptor microaerophilus DNA includes these proteins:
- a CDS encoding cupredoxin domain-containing protein, whose product MKRLLSALVLTLAVAVLVAGCGGGGSSSSVTDLGTVKLTDNMRFEPNTFTGKVGKFKVTLQNTGTQIHDFVIPDANVKVTVNPNQTVTKEFEITKEGEYTIECTQPGHKDLGMTGKLTVTK is encoded by the coding sequence GTGAAGCGGCTCCTGTCCGCCCTGGTCCTGACCCTGGCCGTGGCCGTCCTGGTCGCGGGCTGCGGCGGCGGAGGCTCCAGCAGCTCCGTCACGGATCTGGGCACCGTCAAGCTCACCGACAACATGAGGTTCGAGCCCAACACCTTCACGGGCAAGGTGGGCAAGTTTAAGGTCACGCTCCAGAACACGGGCACACAGATTCACGACTTTGTCATTCCTGATGCGAACGTTAAAGTTACGGTGAATCCAAACCAGACGGTAACGAAAGAGTTCGAGATCACGAAAGAAGGCGAGTACACCATCGAGTGCACCCAGCCCGGCCACAAGGACCTGGGCATGACGGGCAAGCTGACCGTCACGAAGTAG
- the extP gene encoding selenite/tellurite reduction operon b-type cytochrome ExtP — translation MGLWSKFKQTTLYKSIYRNEYPDTPRNQVLVILNSVVLHLHPVKVPRRAIRVSYTWGLGGLSLLMFLILTVTGVWLMFYYVPAVPDAYFSVQALETDVIFGMFSRNLHRWAAHGMVLAVWLHMARVFYTGAYKPPRDFNWAIGVVLFTVTVLLSFTGYLLPWDQLAYWAIQVGSNMAGSTPFIGKQVRFVLLGGYDIGLPTLVRWYTLHVLLLPLAAIVLMAVHFWRVRKDGGISTPIPYEDEEETAPAPEPQPLGGAAD, via the coding sequence GTGGGATTGTGGTCGAAGTTCAAGCAGACCACCCTCTATAAGTCGATCTATCGCAACGAGTACCCGGACACGCCGCGGAATCAGGTCCTTGTCATCCTGAACAGCGTGGTCCTGCACCTGCATCCGGTGAAGGTGCCCCGCCGGGCCATACGGGTGAGCTACACATGGGGGCTCGGCGGCCTGTCGCTTCTCATGTTCCTCATCCTCACGGTAACCGGCGTCTGGCTCATGTTCTACTACGTGCCCGCGGTACCGGACGCGTACTTCTCCGTGCAGGCCCTCGAAACCGACGTCATCTTCGGTATGTTTTCCCGCAACCTGCACCGCTGGGCCGCGCACGGCATGGTCCTCGCCGTGTGGCTGCACATGGCCCGGGTCTTCTACACCGGCGCCTACAAGCCTCCCCGGGACTTCAACTGGGCCATCGGCGTCGTGCTCTTCACCGTGACCGTGCTCCTCTCGTTCACCGGCTACCTCCTCCCGTGGGACCAGCTTGCCTACTGGGCGATCCAGGTCGGATCGAACATGGCGGGGTCCACGCCCTTCATCGGCAAGCAGGTCCGGTTCGTGCTCCTGGGTGGCTACGACATCGGCCTGCCCACCCTGGTGCGCTGGTACACGCTCCACGTGCTCCTGCTGCCGCTGGCGGCCATCGTCCTCATGGCGGTGCACTTCTGGCGCGTCCGCAAGGACGGCGGCATCTCCACCCCGATCCCCTATGAGGACGAAGAGGAAACCGCACCGGCGCCCGAGCCCCAGCCTCTGGGCGGCGCCGCCGACTGA
- the greA gene encoding transcription elongation factor GreA yields the protein MAEKEVYLSRDGLKKLEQELEYLKTVRRREIAERIRQAREYGDIAENSEYEDAKNEQAFIEGRILQLEKTLRNARILTENGSPSGRVGLGSRVRIRNLDLGEEEEYLIVGTLEANPAENRISDESPVGRAIMGQKVGAIVEVDAPAGAMRVQILEIH from the coding sequence GTGGCAGAGAAAGAGGTCTACCTTTCCCGGGACGGGCTGAAGAAGCTGGAGCAGGAACTCGAGTACTTGAAGACGGTGCGCCGGCGCGAGATCGCCGAGCGGATCCGGCAGGCCCGGGAATACGGGGACATCGCCGAGAACTCCGAATACGAGGACGCCAAGAACGAGCAGGCGTTCATCGAGGGCCGCATCCTCCAGCTGGAGAAGACCCTGCGCAACGCCCGGATCCTCACCGAGAACGGTTCTCCCAGCGGGCGGGTCGGGCTCGGCAGCCGGGTGCGCATCCGGAACCTCGACCTCGGCGAGGAGGAGGAGTACCTCATCGTCGGCACCCTCGAGGCGAACCCGGCAGAGAACCGGATCTCGGACGAGTCCCCCGTCGGCCGGGCGATCATGGGGCAGAAGGTCGGCGCCATCGTGGAGGTCGACGCGCCCGCCGGGGCGATGCGGGTGCAGATCCTGGAGATCCACTGA
- a CDS encoding cytochrome b family protein gives MAQPTPKYQQAGPKVKPAEKEEMVYTWPYLVSIEAIMAIAMTLALSLMSMFVNAPLLALANPEQTPNPAKAPWYFLGLQELLLHMHPALAGVIVPGAALLLLAMIPYVDRDRRGTGIWFSTRKGIPITIFSWVYTWIWELVLILIDEFWVTKDAAGQEIKGIERHLTFWLNDLFPGMVKIGVGWEWLGKILLPSGLMVAIPWILAEIVRRRWKANTREVMIALGTFYFASFVLLTIIGTAFRGHSMLLMWPWEVTPPE, from the coding sequence ATGGCTCAGCCCACCCCCAAGTACCAGCAGGCAGGGCCCAAGGTGAAGCCGGCCGAGAAGGAGGAGATGGTTTACACCTGGCCCTACCTGGTGAGCATCGAGGCGATCATGGCGATCGCCATGACCCTCGCGCTCTCGCTCATGTCGATGTTCGTCAACGCGCCCTTGCTCGCCCTGGCCAACCCGGAGCAGACGCCGAACCCGGCGAAGGCGCCGTGGTACTTCCTGGGGCTGCAGGAGCTGCTCCTGCACATGCACCCGGCCCTGGCCGGCGTCATCGTGCCCGGCGCCGCCCTTCTCCTCCTGGCGATGATCCCTTACGTCGACCGGGACCGGCGGGGCACGGGGATCTGGTTCAGCACCCGCAAGGGGATTCCCATCACGATCTTCTCCTGGGTCTACACCTGGATCTGGGAACTGGTGCTCATCCTGATCGACGAGTTCTGGGTCACCAAGGACGCCGCCGGCCAGGAGATCAAGGGCATCGAGCGCCACCTCACCTTCTGGCTCAACGACCTCTTCCCCGGCATGGTGAAGATCGGCGTCGGCTGGGAGTGGCTCGGCAAGATCCTGCTTCCCAGCGGGCTGATGGTGGCGATCCCCTGGATCCTGGCCGAGATCGTCCGCCGGCGGTGGAAGGCCAACACGCGCGAGGTCATGATCGCGCTGGGGACGTTCTACTTCGCTTCCTTCGTCCTCCTCACCATCATCGGCACCGCCTTCCGAGGGCACAGCATGCTCCTCATGTGGCCGTGGGAGGTCACGCCGCCGGAGTGA